acagtatattagtatagttacattttactataatatagatatttttgagcCCCTAATTACACCCCTACATCTAACCACTTCTATACAATATTTAAAAACTTAAAAGGCAGATAAATCTATAGTCACAATAATGTAGTAACATTGTCTGTTATAGatatttgttcttttaaaaaatgtaaagtttagCTTTGGGTAAAGTAATGGAAACCTCTGAAAAGACTTCAATATGGCACCAAACTGACATTTGAATGTCGTTTGAATATGGATCAACAGTGGTGTTTTGGTGGTGCAGGATAAAAGTCACTATAGTGACGTTTCCTTTTTAGTGTGTGCTGACAAAACACAACTTTGACATCCCTTGTGCAGGGGCCACAAAGTTCACTAGAATTTCCTTATATAGTCTTTTATTAAAGGAATTTCCAAAAGCAGTTGGaaagcttaaagaaatagttcacctaaaaatttcaattctctcattactcacttatgccgagtttacactacacgatttcAGGCCCAATTTTCACTCGCCGACAGTTTTGCggagatcgccgacaaaagcccgaaatcataggcaaatcggAGCTCGCTCCCATGAGCGACgaacgcaatgtatgaattatcaatGATGCGATCTGAGAGAAGCACCGATGCATTGTcgatgtcagcgagatatctgcatgttaaatatctggacctgtctgcgattccaaatcgcacaatgtgaaatgtgttttgactgaatacaacttcAGCGTTGatctacagccaatgagagagcaagaaacggggcacgggaagtttcagtgggaggagtcctgatgtacctgcaacagaacatcaactagcatggctgttgtatcaagaaagtctcattggaccgaagaaatggaggaaaaatttgTGGAACATTGAcaggagcaccagtgcctatttgatgtttcctctgaactgtaccacaaccaggtggagaaagagaagagttggagagaaattACCAATTCTCTTGGAGAGTCAGGTAAGCAAGtaggtagatttttcagtaggaggtactttttcatattgtaaccaataaagtatatgatgcctttaggcgattaaaaacagacacatcatattctgaaatgcataacatatgatcatgtATTTGTTTTCGTATCTCGAATCACTTCTCacgtgtactctgttgtgaaacttaatttggagtccaggcagagtcgtcggggattcgtcaatagtgaaatcttttgtaatgtgttcaccctTCTCGCCGATTCcttgtgtaatttgaaaaccctacgacttccatgacaagacagacagttgtgtaatatgaatggtaccacaatccgacgtctttgaaagtcgtgtagtgtgtaggaggtATTACCCTgttgacatcccagatgtgcatgtctGTCTTTATttagtagaacacaaatgaagatttttagaagaagatagagctctgtcaggtccttataatgaatGTACATGGTTGCCAGCACTTTTACATTCCAAAAGTCATATTATAAATCATTTGACATtccaaaagcaataaaataatccacacgactccagtcgatcaatgaatgtcttctgaagcaaatcgatacgtttgtgtaaaaaataaatctaaaattaaaacgttattaatttttaaaaagtgcattctgccagcagctgacgcgaAGTGTGATGTTAGTGTGTCGGcgagttcacgtgagaattcggaagcggcacttatttacaacagatGAAAAAACGTCATGCGAGAGTTTAGCCATTTCAAACTACATCAGAGACCTGGATGGAAgtgctgatttaaagttaaaaactttttaattatcgacttgctTCTCACATAAACCTATagattttcttcagaagacattcattgatcgactggaatcatgtggattacttttatgctgcctaaatatgacttttggactgtcaaagtgctggcacccctgtacttctattataaggacctgacagagctctatcttccagaaatcttcatttgtattctgctgaagaaagacagacatgcacatctgggatgtcaacAGGGTacgtgaataatgagagaattttcatttttggttgaactattccattaacacTTTTAAAAAGCTTACATTACAGATACAAAGAGATTTTAGCTGCTTTGCTAATTTCAACCACCCTTTGTTCAAATTACTGCCCTTTAAAGACATGCCAGCCTGATAGCAATCCTGAATGTGAAAAATAAGACACGGCGCAACAATtgaagacatccatctagcgcatgtttccCTAGGCGGATGGaaaaatgcattcagtgtgaatggccccttagccTCAAGTCCACTTAGGCTTACCTCCAAACAATCAGATATTGatagtattattataattatttcacAAAACCAaaactgtgcatgtgtgtgaattTTTAAATCTTTTCTTGTCATGTTTGTGATGGTATGCCAAGCATGTTATATGTGATCCAGAAAACAAAGAACTAAGAGAGATGTGATTAATcaaataatgtttcttttcttttcagaaTGTGTGTATAAGAGCACAGTTTATCCCACCACCATGATCACTGCTGTGTCCTGCCCTTCTGTAGCAGAATTATCTGTTCACTGGGCTGTGATTGGCCTCACTCTCTTCAGCCTAGGCAAAATCATACTTTGCATTGTATCTATGGGGGTTAGTATAATATCAATCAATCCAGTCAGTTAATCCAAAGACCTCTAACCTACATCCCTTTAATAGATTTTCAGGAAATGCACAggatatttgtaatttttttttttttttttttatacatcaaCTACACATTTAAACAATCAGCTAAAAGACCAGACAgcaaagattgtttttttttttgtgtgtgtttttttttttttaccttttttgcaTTTTACACCCCCAGAAACTATTGCACAACAGGAAACACGGTAAGGCCCATAAACAAGCTCCCCTTCGCTTCACACATATCCCTTTCACTCACatttcatcacacatttgcaccCACACACACCCAGGCCTTTTTACTGCAAAAGATAGTGATAGTTTTGTAGCAAACATCACAAATACCATCCAAATAGACTaattaatatgtaaatatgtcGTGATAATGAAGCAAGTGTTTCATCAATTGTGTGTGCACATCAGGTTAGAAATATGGTTACTGAATGTCATTCACTGTCAGCTGTAGTAACGGAAAATCTTTCTGAATTCAGAAATTATGAAAATTACAATAACCACAGAGGCTGATTGCTAAGAGGATATGGgaaagtgtgttttgtgtgtctgAAGCCTGTCTAATATAATATTTCTTTTCACAGGTGTGTGAATGAGTCATGTTCAGAAGAGTAAAAAGAAAACAGGAAGTAAGGGGAAGCAGGAGAGGAACAAGTTGATATTCAAAGACTGAAATTTACACAAAGCCGATGGGGACGTTTTTACATTTCCATTAGCCAAGCTAAAACAATTCAAACCTTTAAACATTTAAAGGATCAATTGCATCATTATGTTGGGCtgatgagatttttttattttctgtgtggCTGTGTTATTCTGAATGACTTTTTATAGATAGTTAATTCTATAAAATTGGCTGTTTTATGGCTGTTGAGTGAGAGAGTTGCAGAAAGTTTCTAATAATTAGGCCTTTTTTTTCTGGCATAGCCAAAGCACACTATcgagttttatatttttccctacAGTTAGCAGTTTTACATCCtatacatatttttgttttagACTGTCATTTCAAAATTTTAGATAAGACAACAGACAACACTGTTTTTAGACAATATGATTAAAAATGTTTTCGTCCCAAGGGGAAAATACAgcaatatgtattttaatgtttaaaatctgAAAACCTACATTAATGGTACACTTTATATCTGGttaacattttacttttatatacactcacttagcactttcttaggaacactatggtcctaataatgtgcccgatgtggccttctgctgttgtagcccatccgtcaCAAGGTTCAActtgttgtgtattctgagatgctcgtctggcagcaacaatcatgccacagtcgaaaacactgagatcacatttttcccccattctgatggttgatgtgaacattaactgaagctcctgacctgtatctgcatgatgttatgcattgcactgctgaattgcatgaataagtaagtgtacagatgttcctaataaagtgctcagtgagtgtgtatatatatgcagtactgtgcaaaagttttaggcacttgtgaaaaatgttgcatagtgaggatgtcttcaaaaataatgccataaatagttttcatttatcaattaacatcatacaatgtccagtaaacataaaaaaaagctaaatcaatatttggtgtgaccaactttgcctttaaaacagcaccaattctcctaggtacacctagacacagtttttcttggttgttggcagataggatgttccaagcttcttggagaattcaccacagttctatctatttaggctgtctcagttgcttctgtttctttatgtaatctcagactgactcgatgttcagtggggggctctgtggtaGCCATGCCATcggttgcagggctccctgttcttctattctaatcttttctatttgcaaaaataatgtttgtgagtctaacatttatatttcctattgacacactaaagctgaagatataaataaccatcttaagacaaatgtttttgtgaaacatcttaagtgcctaaaacttttgcacagtactgcatatatacactaccgttcaaaagtttggggtcacttgcctgaaatgtttctcatgatcttaaaaaccttttgatctgaaggcgtatgcttaaatgtttgaaattagttttgtagacaaaaatatatttgtgccaacatattaatttatttcattataaaaactaaaatttaataaataaaaataaatgtttttgaaattgatgacttggaccaaataataaagaaaagcagccactaagtgccagGCAtttagatgggaactccttcaatactgtttaaaaagcatcccagggtgatacctcaagaagttggttgagaaaatgtcaagagtacatgtctgcaaattctaggcaaagggtgactactttgaagatgctaaaatgtaacacagttttggtttattttggatttttttagtcacaacataatttccatatttccatttctattattccttAGTTGtgatggctttactattattctaaaatgtgaaaaataaaaaataaaaataaaaaataaaaaaatgagtaagtgaccctaaccTTTTGAacggaagtgtgtgtgtgtgtttgtgtgtgtgtgtatatatatatatatatatatatatatatatatatatatatatatatatatatatatatatatatatatgtatatgtgtgtgtgtgtgtgtgtgtgtgtgtgtgtgtgtgtgtgtgcaaaatgttAACCAAAATATATAATCCTCTCAGGGTGGTTAAACATTTAATATGTGTAGAGGAGACCTAATAGGCTAGCTCTTCAGAAATGCACACACTAGGATCTTGTTTTATGCTCTTTGTGGTAATAAaatcacctaaaaatgtaaaacCTCTTTCTGTATTTATTGGTCgtgttttgtattttatgtgtatgaTCATTACGCTTACTGTAACTGGCCAATATTCAGTTGTTTGAAGGCTGCGTACTACTACGATAGCTAGGCTATTGCACACCTGTttcttttaagactttttatgattaAACACAACTGAAAATAATAACAGTTCGTCTAATGTTATTCTGAAACTTTAGCGGTATTCAAGAACAATAGGCGTTATGCAACGGTGCAAACTGAACTGAAAGTAGAAGGCGAAAATGAAAGTCAAGAGAACATGTCTAACTGTCAGTTAAATGTCAATCGAGCGCAAATGTTTCTCTGTTGGTGTTTTTTTATGGGTGTGTAgaggtgttgttgttgttgtttttttttttcttaagcctGTGCGTGTTTGTAGCTATGTTTTGATATAAACGCAGGAGAACCAATGAAATCAAGCGTCGTGTTCTTCCGGGAATCGCTGCAGAAGTCACAGCAGTTCGAAGTAAACAAAACGGAAATGCTTCAATTCTACATTATTATTTGTAAGTAGAAAATGCATTTCATCTTGCATGCACACGTTCATGTTTTGTATAAGGTTTTGCAAAAGACAAAACACgtaggggtaatagtgggggttaatgttgattctgtgtatatatgttttgtttttgtatgttcaaatatgtgaatcaataaaaattgttaatctgaaaaacaaaaaaacacgtaAATGCTAAACTGAAACTATAATGTTCAGTTACGATCGTGATTCAATTCTGTGTTGTTGTCTTCAAAACAGAGCAGTTGCTGTGCATTATTCAGTTTCTCAATGCAGCCtccaataaatgcataaaatgataTTAAAATTTCCTTCCTTCAGTTCATCTGGTTCACCTCTCACTATCAATAGAGGATCAATGGCGGATTAAAATACCATGCCAAGCAAACATCGAACAGGGTCTAAAATACAGGAAAATCACCTGGTACAAGGTTTGTTTTAAACAGTACCATTTCAAATGCACAACCATGTTTGGTGAACCTGCAGGACTGGTTTAGTGTCGTACAGTAGCCTACATGCGCAGCTAAATTCACCAGTATATTCATAATATCTCAGTCAGAATTAAGAGCCAGAAATGCAAGAGAATAATTTGATTGTTTAGGGGCACATATACGTCCTGGGGGAATGTCTTAAAAATGCAACGTACCTATACTTTTTTACAGGTCGACGAGATCTCTAATGTTTTGACTGGACTTGTTTTGAAGAATCTGATTAAAAACATTACACTCCACTTTAAGTTTGCTAAGCAGTCCTATGAGGTGGGGGAGGATAACTCTCTCCTGATACCTGGTGCTGCTGGAGAAAACTGTGGTCTTTACAGATGTACCCTGTGGCCTCCACTAGGTCAATATATTCAGGAAGGAGACTATGAATATTATTCAGCAGGTAGGAGGGCTTTGCCAACAAAGAATGGGTGGGGTTAAAATGACACTACACAGAACACTGCTGTTTCTCTTGTGATACAATGTACATTGGTTGCCAGAGGAGACTCTTACTATTGCAGAAATGCATAAAACAGACTTTATAATCTTAAGTGTATAATGAGAGCATAAAACGGCAACAAACATTCTAAATTGTAACATGTACGGTAACATTTGTTTCgttttctccatttgtgtttgtatttaatCTTTCCTTAAATGATTAATGTGATGTGAACCAAAAACtaaaacttgtgtgtgtgtgtgtgtgtgtgtgtggtgcttaGATTGCATGAAGCCTCAACAGCAAGC
This is a stretch of genomic DNA from Myxocyprinus asiaticus isolate MX2 ecotype Aquarium Trade chromosome 24, UBuf_Myxa_2, whole genome shotgun sequence. It encodes these proteins:
- the LOC127414937 gene encoding uncharacterized protein LOC127414937 isoform X1; this encodes MKSSVVFFRESLQKSQQFEVNKTEMLQFYIIIFHLVHLSLSIEDQWRIKIPCQANIEQGLKYRKITWYKVDEISNVLTGLVLKNLIKNITLHFKFAKQSYEVGEDNSLLIPGAAGENCGLYRCTLWPPLGQYIQEGDYEYYSADCMKPQQQAVSSRKDPLPDKNNLKIFTLPCILMACAVVVMFLNYRMIKQAKEKANIQEKLVQTDENL